One Rhizoctonia solani chromosome 2, complete sequence DNA segment encodes these proteins:
- a CDS encoding nuclear protein localization protein 4, producing the protein MISPGDTMATRLWRAHLEYTSTSRLDSKQNALNFLPRPVLSVGTPSSHEDSNNDTSELPYLCTEPVETNSTEFIGLPSGDSFGSEIDGAVLMAMLSGDSDSTSEDTEEWVHSRPILQINPISIAGNIVLSAPSPVDSGYGSRPETPSTDGCGGYGSDGSAWSPVDDTSSISDDSSNTHTLFSDAKYWDHVADAKTAIPAFQGPVIPRIVLSDEEGRVIETTFDSLFEKPSQLKAPVANQDVDSPYGGLMSPTLDVIEPAASATYTPITSKIRNSAFGAVLDRAFVRPTRYRTATTPLIAAPVCYDHHHTPTFVLGCVGEEEEEQKYCVKEDNIGEEAANTFVCREEQDEKDLKLQVEVDLKHGMDPETTPTPAENVAWNVNSLTGDERDATQDSMNYDGNSSLLTEAQLAQSSAPMSALLCKSEFKTWCFEDNEDEECEESGLFLTEPDNNYSRLIDSLCKLPCEPAIVFGILKTTARISPANSDLNTAYHVTIQGRARKTDHVSCPYDHGRDHQSSYGIHPFISCPLDCPAHGGRDTCGVGAIFHRSAASSTVSTHKLDHTALDYQAFAVEVVGLLPCQRKSVEEDLDDGDLVLHHGGRFRSTENKDVPPRAGASYDEYMSRFMDDVDLSSSNSNDSFKNAPFGKLVGGVLKEMTVPEAVDHLKEGLGKTESAFRVALTAPFRFNSVADKLSQHLKSADQKIQPPKERRGSNAFSHHRKRSSASGIKTKWSNMLNNHGDLLFLTYKPQESKEAPAPVSTPPVTLPSSQAQPTQPTITRRQPEPWETVAEDPVDLYWRSQDGKIQRQRDANFCRHGSNAMCDYCMPLEPYDPKYHAENKIKHLSYHAYLRKLTPPASSNSSSAHLPPLSPISYRVADPCPRGQHPPWPAGICSACQPSAITLQQQPFRTVDHLEFASPAIVDAFLRPWRATGRQRFGWMLGRFAPHELVPMGIKAIVEAIVEPPQEGDIDGLTVEEDHVWDIEDSVKELASFCGNPGGLQLVGMVWTDLTPDPNDRTKSICKRHAGSYFLSSQETLFAAAVQRKHPLATRASPSGVFGSRLVTAVLSADKDGAIAVEAYMASEQAAAMVEADMVEASVDPGVVRVKEEGPGRYIPEVFYRYRNEYGRDVQKSARPAFPVEYLLINVTHGFPMNPSPVFRSNSFAIENRSLLEPQELSTILRDLHQLGATDLRDSTTVLKVMDYLSDFHLLLFLPSTGMLGEREYKNIVKAVTAPDDQRLKLMEGVMNSDGWQTLMAVVQENAPSARTTGPRADSPFEIPPELLDEPMHDVQATRPCPHCTFVNEAGATDCTICGCR; encoded by the exons ATGATTTCTCCAGGCGACACTATGGCAACTCGTCTCTGGCGTGCTCATCTAGAGTATACGAGTACATCTCGTTTGGATTCTAAGCAAAATGCTCTGAATTTCCTCCCACGACCTGTACTGTCCGTTGGGACCCCTTCGTCCCACGAAGACAGCAACAACGATACCTCCGAACTTCCGTATCTTTGCACCGAACCAGTTGAGACCAATAGCACGGAATTTATTGGTTTGCCCTCCGGCGATTCTTTCGGTTCGGAAATCGACGGTGCCGTGCTTATGGCTATGCTCTCGGGAGACAGTGATAGCACCTCCGAGGACACTGAGGAATGGGTGCACTCACGCCCCATACTTCAAATAAATCCCATTTCTATAGCAGGGAATATAGTCCTTTCTGCACCCAGCCCTGTTGATTCTGGCTATGGCTCTCGCCCCGAAACCCCCTCAACTGATGGATGCGGAGGATATGGGTCGGATGGGTCCGCCTGGTCTCCAGTTGATGACACGTCCTCCATTTCTGACGATAGTTCAAACACCCACACGCTATTTTCTGATGCGAAATATTGGGATCACGTTGCCGACGCCAAGACTGCTATTCCCGCCTTTCAGGGTCCTGTCATTCCTCGAATCGTCCTTTCGGACGAAGAAGGACGTGTTATCGAGACCACCTTCGATAGTCTGTTCGAAAAGCCTTCTCAACTGAAAGCCCCAGTCGCCAACCAGGACGTTGACAGCCCCTACGGCGGGCTCATGTCTCCCACTCTGGACGTCATTGAACCTGCTGCCTCGGCAACTTATACTCCTATCACTTCTAAGATCAGAAATTCGGCCTTTGGTGCTGTCTTGGATCGTGCGTTTGTGCGACCAACTCGGTACCGGACTGCGACCACCCCTTTGATCGCTGCACCTGTTTGCTACGATCATCATCACACACCGACTTTCGTTTTGGGCTGcgttggggaagaagaagaggaacaGAAGTATTGTGTAAAGGAAGACAACATAGGTGAAGAAGCGGCAAACACGTTCGTATGTAGAGAGGAGCAAGACGAGAAAGATTTAAAGCTCCAGGTAGAGGTGGATCTTAAACATGGTATGGATCCTGAGACGACGCCTACACCTGCCGAGAATGTTGCGTGGAATGTCAATAGTTTGACAGGTGATGAGCGCGATGCGACTCAGGATTCG ATGAACTACGATGGCAACTCTTCCTTATTGACTGAGGCGCAACTAGCTCAATCTTCTGCGCCTATGTCGGCTTTGCTTTGCAAGAGTGAATTCAAGACATGGTGTTTTGAAGATAACGAAGACGAAGAATGTGAAGAGTCCGGGCTTTTCCTAACCGAGCCCGATAACAATTATAGTCGCCTAATCGATAGCCTTTGCAAGCTACCTTGCGAGCCTGCTATAGTGTTCGGCATCCTCAAGACTACGGCTCGCATATCACCTGCCAACAGTGACTTGAACACTGCGTaccacgtgaccatccaagGACGTGCTCGCAAAACAGACCACGTCTCTTGCCCATATGATCATGGACGCGATCACCAGAGCAGCTATGGAATACACCCTTTTATCTCATGTCCTTTAGATTGCCCTGCGCACGGCGGACGTGACACCTGTGGAGTTGGCGCTATCTTCCATCGTTCCGCAGCTTCCTCTACGGTGTCGACCCACAAACTTGATCATACGGCGCTTGACTATCAAGCTTTTGCTGTTGAAGTAGTAGGATTACTCCCCTGCCAACGCAAATCAGTCGAAGAAGACTTGGATGATGGCGACTTGGTACTTCATCACGGAGGGAGGTTCCGCTCCACCGAGAACAAAGATGTTCCTCCAAGAGCTGGCGCCAGTTACGACGAGTACATGAGCCGATTTATGGATGATGTTGATCTGTCATCAAGTAATTCAAATGACAGTTTCAAGAATGCTCCTTTTGGCAAGCTTGTCGGTGGAGTATTGAAAGAGATGACTGTGCCTGAGGCTGTTGATCACTTGAAAGAGGGGTTG GGAAAGACAGAGAGTGCATTCCGAGTGGCATTAACTGCACCTTTTAGATTTAATTCGGTAGCTGATAAACTT TCTCAGCATCTCAAGTCAGCAGATCAAAAAATCCAACCACCTAAGGAGAGACGGGGGTCTAACGCGTTCAGTCATCACAGAAAACGGAGCTCTGCATCTGGCATCAAGACAAAATGG TCGAACATGCTCAATAA CCATGGCGATTTATTGTTCTTGACTTACAAACCGCAAGAATCCAAAGAGGCCCCTGCCCCGGTTTCCACTCCCCCGGTCACATTACCTTCATCACAGGCCCAACCTACTCAACCTACAATCACACGGAGACAGCCCGAACCTTGGGAGACTGTAGCAGAGGACCCAGTTGATTTATACTGGCGCTCTCAGGATGGAAAGATTCAACGTCAGCGTGACGCCAATTTCTGTAGGCATGGTTCCAACGCCATGTGCGACTATTGTATGCCTTTAGAG CCTTATGACCCGAAATATCACGCAGAGAACAAGATTAAGCATTTGTCTTACCACGCTTATCTCAGGAAACTCACACCGCCGGCCTCCTCCAATTCATCCAGTGCCCACCTTCCACCACTGAGTCCAATCTCATACCGTGTCGCCGACCCGTGCCCTCGAGGTCAACACCCTCCGTGGCCAGCAGGGATTTGTTCTGCGTGCCAACCAAGCGCAATTACGCTACAGCAACAGCCCTTTAGGACGGTAGATCACCTCGAATTCGCCTCTCCTGCCATTGTTGATGCATTCCTGCGGCCCTGGCGCGCAACGGGCAGGCAGCGCTTTGGATGGATGCTTGGTCGGTTTGCACCTCACGAGCTCGTTCCAATGGGTATCAAGGCAATTGTCGAAGCTATTGTAGAGCCACCTCAAGAGGGTGATATAGATGGGTTGACAGTTGAAGAAGATCACGTTTGGGATATTGAAGACAGTGTCAAGGAACTTGCTTCGTTTTGTGGGAACCCGGGAGGTCTTCAGCTCGTGGGGATGGTATGGACTGACCTCACACCTGACCCCAATGACCGAACAAAATCAATATGCAAACGACATGCTGGCTCATATTTCTTGAGCTCACAAGAAACACTATTCGCTGCCGCTGTGCAACGGAAACACCCACTCGCAACACGGGCAAGCCCCAGTGGGGTATTTGGAAGTCGACTTGTTACAGCTGTATTAAGCGCAGACAAAGACGGAGCTATTGCGGTTGAGGCTTACATGGCGAGCGAACAGGCAGCAGCGATGGTTGAAGCCGATATGGTTGAAGCAAGCGTAGATCCTGGTGTAGTTAGGGTAAAAGAGGAAGGGCCTGGGAGATACATCCCAGAAGTGTTCTACCGATACCGAAACGAGTATGGGCGGGACGTTCAAAAGAGTGCCCGACCTGCATTTCCTGTCGAATATCTGCTCATTAAT GTCACGCATGGATTTCCTATGAACCCATCTCCCGTGTTTAGGTCGAACTCTTTTGCGATTGAGAATAGGTCATTACTTGAGCCTCAAGAACTTTCAACGATTTTACGGGATTTGCACCAGCTTGGGGCAACCGACCTTCGGGATTCAACAACCGTGCTCAAAGTCATGGACTATCTTAGCGACTTTCACCTACTGCTCTTCTTGCCGAGCACGGGCATGCTTGGGGAG CGCGAGTATAAGAACATTGTCAAGGCTGTCACTGCGCCAGATGATCAAAGGTTAAAGTTGATGGAGGGTGTAATGAACTCGGATGGTTGGCAAACTCTGATGGCTGTTGTTCAAGAGAACGCTC CGTCGGCGAGAACCACTGGTCCGCGTGCAGACTCACCATTTGAGATTCCGCCGGAGCTCCTTGACGAGCCTATGCACGATGTTCAAGCAACAAGACCCTGCCCCCACTGTACTTTCGTCAACGAAGCAGGGGCTACGGATTGCACTATATGTGGCTGCCGTTGA
- a CDS encoding glycoside hydrolase family 15 protein gives MISTGKYDQEERGYVDIQDHALIGNMRTAALISIDGSVESYCVPNFDSPSVFARILDKDKGGHFSIKPKIKHSSKQAYLPAPTFLADEGVAQVTDFLPRQTGTGIAANKPLLFWLIRRVEVIRGRVPIRMECCPAFNYARDAHETQFVNDDSHEGATSQEKVIFRSRDLTLDLRYVVDTIPDIDVAKPQVTIRPLDLRSKGHQGVGASVDLDMEEGQVITFILRTPPENKGSSTKPTKEQAEALGVPIEVLIQGATKLRAKDDPLLTPNWISKSTYRGSWREAVHRSALALKLLIFEPTGAIVASPTFSLPEHIGGTRNWDYRFSWIRDSSFTLYALIRLGFTEEANAYMDFIFKRLQQRNPDGSLNIMQVSPSGFWFLPARYSIHGTTDLEEIELDHLDGHKGSKPVRIGNGASTHLQLDIYGELLDCIYLGQKFGKPLSWEVWKSVRELVDYAVANCDRKDLNSTPPRTHGTLKDCRLDYVMGSDGSWITTGRQVQRNIDFNYHIHMFSAILDKRSYHAPIDRSGWRRVIGCGSYEEIMERAWNPELEFFAQSYEDLDVLDSAVLVMPLVFFINASDDRFVNTLKQILKSPERGGLVTNNLVFRYDTVKSDDGVGGEEGAFSLCTLWAVEALTRVGAYDKKMLQRAVSMFEDFLGYGNHCGLWSEEISAAGEGWVMRYKHVTLISAAYNLSRTLGQLH, from the exons ATGATTAGCACTGGTAAATATGACCAGGAAGAACGCGGTTACGTCGATATTCAAGATCATGCACT AATTGGGAACATGCGCACGGCTGCGCTG ATTTCAATCGATGGTTCGGTTGAATCATACTGTGTTCCGAACTTTGATTCTCCTTCGGTGTTTGCGCGCATTCTCGACAAAGACAAG GGTGGTCACTTCTCCATCAAGCCCAAAATTAAACACTCGTCAAAACAAGCATATCTTCCAGCTCCAAC GTTCCTTGCTGATGAGGGCGTAGCCCAAGTCACTG ATTTCTTACCTCGGCAGACTGGTACTGGCATTGCCGCCAACAAACCATTGTTGTTCTGGCTCATCCGCAGGGTTGAGGTTATTCGTGGGCGCGTGCCCATCCGAATGGAGTGCTGCCCTGCATTTAACTATGCACGGGACGCTCATGAGACACAG TTCGTAAATGACGACTCCCATGAGGGTGCGACTTCGCAAGAAAAGGTTATATTCCGTTCGCGTGACCTTACATTGGATCTGCGCTACGTCGTTGATACTATTCCGGATATCGATGTTGCCAAGCCTCAGGTGACGATTCGTCCTTTGGACTTGAGGTCAAAGGGCCACCAG GGCGTGGGCGCAAGTGTTGACTTGGACATGGAAGAGGGCCAAGTAATCACCTTCATCCTACGCACGCCTCCAGAGAATAAGGGCAGTTCAACCAAGCCTACAAAAGAACAAGCCGAGGCGCTCGGTGTACCAATCGAAGTTCTCATTCAAGGAGCAACCAAACTCCGTGCCAAAGACGACCCTCTCCTGACTCCT AATTGGATCTCTAAATCAACTTACCGTGGCTCATGGCGCGAAGCCGTCCATCGTTCGGCTCTAGCCCTCAAGCTACTTATCTTCGAACCCACGGGCGCCATCGTGGCCAGTCCTACTTTCTCATTGCCGGAGCATATTGGTGGAACTCGTAATTGGGATTATCGATTTTCGTGGATTCGCGATTCAAGCTTTACGCTCTACGCTCTGATCAGGTTGGGCTTTACGGAAGAAGCAAATG CATACATGGACTTTATTTTCAAGAGGTTACAGCAAAGG AACCCAGATGGATCACTCAATATTATGCAAGTTTCTCCCTCTGGCTTCTGGTTCCTACCAGCTCG GTACTCGATCCATG GCACTACCGATCTGGAGGAAATCGAACTTGATCATTTGGACGGACATAAAGGCTCCAAGCCTG TACGAATTGGTAATGGTGCATCAACTCACTTGCAACTTGACATCTATG GCGAACTGCTT GACTGCATATACCTCGGCCAAAAGTTCGGAAAGCCGCTGAGTTGGGAGGTTTGGAAGTCGGTGCGCGAACTAGTCGATTACGCAGTTGCAAACTGCGACCGAAAGGACTT GAACTCTACGCCTCCGCGTACACATGGAACCTTAAAGGATTGTCGTCTAGATTATGTTATGGGTAGCGATGGATCGTGGATTACGACTGGCAGGCAGGTTCAACGAAACATCGATTTTAATTACCATATTCACATGTTTAGTGCCATTTTAGACAAGCGATCCTACCATGCCCCAATCGACAGAAGTGGATGGAGACGCGTGATAGGCT GCGGTAGCTACGAGGAGATCATGGAGCGTGCTTGGAACCCCGAGCTGGAGTTCTTTGCTCAATCCTATGAGGACTTGGATGTGCTAGACTCGGCCGTTCTAGTTATGCCTCTTGTATTCTTTATCAACG CCTCTGATGATCGGTTTGTCAACACGCTGAAGCAGATTCTCAAATCTCCTGAACGAGGTGGTTTGGTAACTAACAACCTCGTTTTCCGGTACGATACGGTTAAATCAGATGACGGAGTGGGCGGTGAAGAAGGAG CGTTCTCCCTTTGCACACTTTGGGCTGTCGAGGCTCTCACACGCGTTGGAGCGTACGATAAGAAGATGCTGCAGCGTGCGGTATCGATGTTCGAAGATTTCTTAGGGT ACGGAAATCATTGTGGTTTATGGTCAGAAGAAATCAGCGCTGCTGGTGAAGGTTGGGTAATGCGGTACAAG CACGTTACTCTGATCTCTGCG GCATATAACCTATCTCGTACTCTTGGTCAACTCCATTAG
- a CDS encoding cullin family — MSLTLPKYGDALTLFTSQRKEGDPPPRKTARLDPTASGSARTSTSTHGGPIKLTLKGGPVSSEPPVSYTRTLLGRMANCIRVTLPTTTSGTESMSISEAYVSCRVLVRNMDMGEDIYRILTQQLEQYRTKLLGELKPSTALPMTWLDVLATEWKLFDNRLKTLQCMLSDIDQFYVPPHSKLITVYELGLRTFGELLQDPIISDRVQAGITEWLTQERLNPGQDVNMRRKHRETIVTVRKCLVSLRLYGDLVETPYLQATTAYWTDEGAVRRNADDFSASKYIADAIEIIKGEEDRAREVLLPGGWEPVGRATEKALLADVAPTLASKALQTLLVTKNKPAISALYGLYRSAEVLPDLRQAFKNILQENVRSIVMAGVDDSTNKKGRAGKGRSRGKVDEDEKMVPLLVELRAFAKAVVKECFGETTRDKDVFREIYTRALAKRLLTKSTTDDDMEKTLIVKLKSDYDPEFSAGDVMFRDLQQSATEMEDYRRRIENSASDIDLCLDVMVLTHAKWPSFKENNMLESEESAKSHGRANKPSTASHVDLPPHMAEALHRFEVYYKEKHDRHRMAWFHSLGTVTLTSRFPGGNKEISVSTYQALVLLLFNEQDQFSAAEIQSRTRLSQEDLTVTLQSLALGKKHVLLRADRKTTKDIALEDQFKWNSGFTDPKRNIRILSIQQQTTTEETQDAQDDVLGGRPHAIDAAIVRIMKAKKTLTYEQIKTETIIALEKHFQPTVSDIKKRIDELQEKDYILALEVASQPEDEESRSAVRTALQTNNQEFLDYLRSALDTRSAAAAKVAEINSDGIECRAFLPGSPALWGWTTNMAAEVSILQSGMEDAMEASVYDSPPGSLNPDEQGTFDGTTSPEMSGATLRDIYAKAWELHREPLVWTPRGPGAGVGASSWTLTPVSLTMPSAHTRNRRASDASDARSSIVGMSPCVFAQRTRGRRDSDVFSTDKKQVVQASPSAGTAMVTPSPSSSGVALPHLDIESVPALRRSASCTRSHLSSTTAVTVSECSTTQELHGLGLSLGGSSYSRPNTPSDVCFMDSDAGARVATGTKTAHRLSNDRTSSATLSRQGEEPKTPLDNSKQLKLRRPGVNPLQRVQASLSKRIGLGDSARRPRTPSSPQIERIISGAYNNGSPSSRGKSTPLRRVQMMANKVPLLGPVPATKQALNNCINKTSVVEHEQNKPTPLKRGLYQTPRLAPTPISQPRPRTPSTSRIPRPASRASTYLEVNECQSVQASPCHKSHQLPTPTSMARRGERAPCSGCQRSTSGAVIRRVRSQTKDSPMFTPERRFSLAVDTESIRTRRVRRSDSITSLQIASRRVDTPVFA; from the exons ATGAGCCTGACATTACCAAAATACGGCGATGCTCTTACACTCTTCACATCGCAGCGTAAGGAAGGGGATCCTCCACCCCGAAAGACCGCACGCTTAGACCCAACAGCTTCAGGCTCAGCACGCACGTCTACCTCGACTCATGGTGGTCCGATTAAGCTTACTTTGAAAGGTGGACCTG TCTCAAGCGAGCCACCAGTCTCTTATACCCGGACCTTGCTCGGTCGGATGGCAAATTGCATACGAGTGACCTTGCCAACAACTACATCGGGCACCGAATCAATGTCAATTAGTGAAGCATACGTTTCGTGCCGAGTGCTCGTGCGGAACATGGATATGGGAGAAGATATTTATCGCATTTTGACCCAGCAACTTGAACAATATCGGACAAAGCTACTTGGTGAGCTAAAGCCAAGTACTGCTCTTCCAATGACCTGGTTGGACGTCTTGGCGACTGAGTGGAAACTGTTTGATAATCGATTG AAAACATTGCAATGCATGCTATCGGATATCGACCAATTCTATGTGCCTCCTCATTCGAAGCTTATTACCGTCTA TGAATTGGGCCTTCGGACATTTGGAGAGTTACTGCAGGACCCAATAATCTCAGATCGAGTTCAAGCTGGGATTACAGAATGGCTTACTCAGGAACGCCTTAACCC TGGACAAGATGTGAATATGCGAAGGAAACACCGTGAGACAATAGTTACGGTCAGGAAGTGTCTTGTCTCCCTCCGACTATATGGCGACCTTGTAGAAACTCCATATTTGCAAGCCACCACCGCCTATTGGACAGACGAAGGAGCCGTCCGGAGGAACGCTGATGATTTTTCCGCATCAAAATATATTGCCGACGCAATCGAAATCATCAAAGGCGAAGAGGATCGTGCACGAGAAGTCTTGTTACCAGGTGGATGGGAGCCAGTTGGCAGAGCGACCGAAAAGGCCCTGCTAGCGGACGTTGCCCCTACTTTGGCATCTAAGGCACTCCAGACACTTTTGGTCACGAAAAATAAGCCAGCTATTTCTGCACTGTATGGACTGTACCGTAGTGCCGAGGTCCTGCCAGATCTTCGACAAGCATTCAAGAATATTCTTCAAGAAAACGTCCGGAGTATCGTTATGGCTGGCGTCGACGATTCAACCAACAAAAAAGGTAGAGCAGGAAAAGGCCGAAGCAGAGGGAAAGTGGATGAAGATGAGAAAATGGTTCCTTTGCTTGTCGAGCTTCGAGCATTCGCCAAAGCAGTCGTAAAAGAATGTTTTGGCGAGACAACGCGGG ATAAGGATGTGTTTCGAGAAATCTATACTCGTGCACTGGCCAAACGCCTTCTCACTAAATCCACAACAGACGATGACATGGAAAAGACTCTCATTGTGAAACTCAAATCCG ACTATGATCCTGAGTTCTCTGCCGGAGATGTAATGTTTAGAGACCTTCAACAATCGGCTACTGAGATGGAAGACTATCGGCGTCGTATCGAGAACTCAGCTAGTGACATAGACTTGTGTCTTGATGTCATGGTGTTGACGCATGCTAAATGGCCATCTTTCAAGGAAAACAACATGCTGGAATCAGAGGAGTCTGCCAAGTCCCACGGGAGAGCCAATAAGCCTTCGACCGCCTCCCACGTTGATCTCCCACCTCAT ATGGCTGAGGCCTTGCACCGTTTCGAGGTATACTACAAAGAGAAACATGATCGCCACCGCATGGCCTGGTTCCATTCGTTGGGCACGGTCACATTGACCTCCCGCTTTCCTGGTGGTAATAAAGAAATATCCGTCAGCACGTATCAGGCATTGGTCCTGCTACTATTCAACGAACAGGATCAGTTTAGTGCCGCGGAAATCCAGAGCAGAACCCGACTTA GTCAGGAGGACCTGACGGTCACCCTGCAATCACTTGCATTGGGGAAGAAGCACGTCCTCCTCCGGGCCGATAGAAAGACGACGAAGGACATTGCATTGGAGGACCAATTTAAATGGAATAGCGGGTTTACAGATCCGAAGCGCAATATTCGCATTCTATCTATCCAACAGCAGACTACG ACGGAAGAAACACAAGATGCGCAGGATGATGTGCTTGGTGGAAGGCCGCATGCTATCGACGCCGCTATTGTTCGGATCATGAAAGCGAAAAAGACGTTGACATATGAACAG ATCAAGACTGAGACAATTATTGCACTTGAAAAGCATTTCCAACCCACCGTTTCGGATATCAAGAAACGTATTGATGAGCTCCAAGAGAAAGATTACATC CTTGCTCTCGAAGTAGCCTCACAGCCTGAAGACGAAGAGTCACGGAGTGCTGTGCGTACCGCACTTCAGACCAACAACCAAGAG TTCTTGGACTATCTGCGCTCAGCACTAGATACTCGCTCCGCTGCCGCTGCAAAGGTTGCTGAAATCAACAGTGATGGAATTGAATGTCGGGCCTTCTTGCCCGGTTCCCCTGCGCTCTGGGGATGGACAACAAACATGGCGGCTGAGGTATCCATTCTCCAGTCTGGCATGGAAGACGCCATGGAGGCTTCGGTCTATGATTCACCTCCAGGCTCACTGAATCCCGACGAGCAGGGTACCTTTGACGGCACGACCTCGCCTGAGATGAGTGGCGCCACTCTGAGGGACATTTATGCCAAGGCATGGGAG CTTCACAGAGAGCCCCTGGTATGGACGCCACGAGGTCCTGGAGCTGGTGTTGGAGCTTCGAGCTGGACTCTGACCCCGGTTTCTCTGACAATGCCAAGTGCACATACCCGTAATCGACGTGCTTCCGACGCTTCCGATGCGCGTTCTTCGATTGTGGGAATGTCACCTTGCGTATTCGCCCAACGTACTCGAGGACGGCGGGATAGTGATGTATTTTCCACAGACAAGAAACAGGTCGTCCAAGCCAGCCCTTCCGCTGGGACGGCCATGGTGACACCTTCGCCTTCTTCGAGTGGTGTGGCGTTGCCCCACTTGGACATCGAGTCAGTTCCGGCATTGAGACGCTCTGCGAGCTGTACTCGAAGCCACCTGTCGTCTACTACTGCTGTGACTGTGTCTGAGTGCTCAACTACTCAAGAACTCCACGGTCTTGGACTATCACTCGGCGGATCAAGCTACTCTCGGCCCAACACTCCTTCGGACGTATGCTTTATGGACAGCGACGCGGGAGCAAGAGTGGCAACTGGCACGAAAACGGCACACAGACTTTCAAATGACCGGACTTCTAGCGCCACACTTTCTCGACAGGGTGAAGAACCCAAAACTCCCCTTGACAATTCTAAGCAACTTAAA CTGCGTCGGCCCGGTGTAAATCCTCTACAAAGAGTACAGGCTTCACTTTCGAAGAGGATCGGTCTGGGTGACTCCGCTCGTAGGCCCCGGACCCCTAGTAGCCCACAGATAGAGAGAATTATCTCTGGCGCATACAACAATGGATCCCCGAGCTCTCGTGGCAAGTCCACCCCACTACGCCGTGTTCA AATGATGGCGAATAAAGTCCCACTCTTGGGCCCAGTGCCTGCGACTAAGCAAGCCTTGAACAATTGCATCAACAAGACATCTGTTGTAGAACATGAACAAAACAAACCGACACCACTCAAGCGTGGCCTGTACCAAACACCTAGACTGGCTCCGACTCCTATTTCTCAACCAAGACCACGAACCCCAAGTACATCTCGAATTCCCCGTCCTGCTAGTCGGGCCTCGACGTATCTCGAGGTCAACGAATGCCAGTCCGTTCAGGCCTCTCCGTGCCACAAGTCTCATCAACTACCGACCCCAACCTCGATGGCCCGTCGGGGTGAACGAGCCCCTTGTTCGGGATGTCAGCGATCTACATCAGGAGCTGTCATTCGACGAGTTCGGTCACAGACGAAAGACTCCCCGATGTTTACCCCAGAACGTCGATTCTCTCTCGCTGTTGACACCGAGTCCATACGAACCCGCAGGGTAAGGCGATCGGACAGTATAACGAGCCTGCAAATAGCGAGTAGACGTGTTGATACGCCCGTATTTGCTTGA